In Actinomycetes bacterium, the following are encoded in one genomic region:
- a CDS encoding DoxX family membrane protein, translated as MSTSVSRRLFVSRLQGGAQWWSTAVRWLAGVVLISVSLSKFTRYEDLVAAFERYGIPFPEQSVYLAGTIELLGGILLVLGLLTRLAALAVAGNMFVAVLTGGRIDVDFYHTGLGSLLFLAALFLLWSGPGRLAVDNRWVDPSQSAVD; from the coding sequence ATGTCCACATCAGTAAGTCGGCGATTATTTGTCAGTAGGTTGCAGGGTGGGGCGCAGTGGTGGTCGACGGCTGTGCGTTGGCTCGCTGGCGTTGTGCTGATCTCGGTGTCACTGTCGAAGTTCACTCGGTACGAGGACCTAGTGGCTGCGTTTGAGCGGTATGGGATCCCTTTCCCAGAGCAATCGGTCTATCTGGCGGGAACGATCGAACTGCTCGGTGGAATCTTGCTTGTGCTGGGTTTGCTGACCAGACTTGCGGCGCTAGCGGTGGCGGGAAATATGTTCGTCGCTGTTCTCACGGGTGGAAGAATTGACGTGGATTTCTATCACACCGGTCTCGGAAGTCTGCTATTCCTGGCGGCATTGTTCTTGCTGTGGTCCGGTCCCGGTCGGCTGGCCGTCGACAACCGTTGGGTTGACCCGTCGCAGTCGGCCGTCGACTAG
- a CDS encoding EAL domain-containing protein, which produces MVNNVDLLRALQQSDLAWFLVDTDHVITFASAGCERLTGYAPAELVGQNLDAFDLAEDGRNAQFQRELVAHQQAESWRRRRPLLRKNGELIWVDIVGNLSRDHSGAVIGAVGAALEVSQEVSALAERDSWHDTDPYNSNRSDMLSRSVDEALIGQCVLDLTGLIIEGNGAASELFGRARPDLLGRKFLSLIAPNDRARTDTILRTTVDSVSASQTSHDLRVIRMDGEQRWVRIWVTEVPDATGKQRWHVVQLLDVTAEQKAQQRADEAEHDLRSRLIRDHLTSTLNREGIAQALHHSLTTDPAGSTAVVYCDIDNFKEINDSMSHAIGDEVLRQVAERVRSTIRSDDVVGRIGGDEFVCVLSGIHNSSSVLTRAGELQRIVASQPIVTSQRPVWVQISAGVTIAGGTVSPEQLLQEADTALGQAKRRQSKIPVLYDDQMRLSQRTQLELASLLHDGLTRDEFLPWYQPQYRLRDRALIGYEALLRWERQDGILTEANGFIDIAEDRGLIDQMGRSVLSAGIATAVLLPSGVQMSINASPQELSHPNYLAHLAQLIAEHGIDPQRLAIEITERSISQSGQRVAQTIQGIADLGVQIHVDDFGTGYSSLANLRDYPVSAIKLDASFTQMLDDPRQHSGRDLVAGLAELADRLGLVRIAEGIEHEEQALVLQELGWTVGQGYLFGAAQPADAL; this is translated from the coding sequence ATGGTGAACAACGTCGACCTGCTACGAGCGCTGCAGCAGTCTGATCTCGCTTGGTTCCTCGTGGACACCGACCATGTCATCACCTTTGCCAGCGCCGGTTGCGAGCGCCTCACCGGCTACGCACCCGCAGAATTAGTAGGACAAAACCTCGATGCTTTTGATCTGGCAGAAGATGGTCGCAACGCACAGTTTCAACGAGAACTAGTGGCCCACCAACAAGCGGAAAGTTGGCGCCGCCGACGGCCCTTACTCCGGAAGAACGGCGAACTTATCTGGGTGGACATTGTTGGCAATCTGTCGCGAGATCACTCCGGCGCGGTCATCGGTGCAGTGGGGGCGGCTCTCGAAGTAAGTCAGGAAGTTTCGGCGCTCGCGGAACGGGATTCCTGGCACGACACTGACCCCTACAACTCCAATCGATCCGACATGCTGAGTCGCAGCGTGGATGAGGCACTGATTGGCCAATGCGTACTAGATCTAACCGGCCTCATAATCGAGGGCAACGGTGCCGCCAGCGAGCTGTTCGGGCGAGCTCGGCCAGATCTGCTGGGTCGAAAATTCTTGTCGCTGATCGCCCCAAATGATCGCGCCCGGACTGACACCATCCTGCGAACTACGGTCGACTCCGTCTCAGCGAGCCAGACCAGCCATGATCTACGCGTAATCAGAATGGACGGTGAACAACGCTGGGTGCGCATCTGGGTAACCGAGGTTCCCGATGCGACCGGAAAGCAACGGTGGCACGTGGTGCAACTCCTCGACGTTACTGCGGAGCAGAAGGCACAACAACGCGCGGACGAGGCCGAGCACGATCTACGATCGCGCCTAATCCGAGATCATCTCACCAGCACCCTCAATCGTGAAGGTATTGCTCAAGCCCTTCACCACTCGCTAACGACTGACCCAGCCGGCTCCACGGCCGTGGTCTATTGCGATATCGATAACTTCAAAGAAATCAATGATTCGATGTCACACGCCATCGGTGATGAGGTCTTGCGGCAGGTTGCCGAGCGAGTGCGCTCAACAATTCGCAGCGATGACGTAGTCGGGCGCATCGGCGGTGACGAATTTGTCTGCGTGTTGAGTGGTATCCACAACAGTTCATCGGTCCTGACCCGAGCCGGCGAACTGCAACGAATCGTGGCGTCGCAACCCATCGTGACCAGTCAACGACCAGTCTGGGTGCAAATCTCGGCTGGAGTCACGATAGCGGGCGGGACGGTTTCGCCCGAGCAACTACTCCAAGAGGCGGACACGGCTCTTGGGCAGGCAAAACGGCGGCAGAGCAAGATCCCGGTGCTGTACGACGATCAGATGCGATTGTCACAGCGCACTCAGTTGGAACTTGCCTCGCTCCTTCATGACGGACTGACTCGAGACGAGTTTCTGCCCTGGTATCAACCGCAATATCGATTGCGGGATCGTGCACTCATCGGTTACGAGGCACTCCTGCGCTGGGAACGTCAGGACGGCATACTGACCGAAGCGAATGGGTTCATCGACATCGCCGAGGACCGGGGGCTCATTGATCAGATGGGCCGTTCAGTATTGTCGGCCGGGATTGCCACCGCGGTACTGCTGCCGTCTGGGGTGCAGATGAGCATCAATGCCTCCCCCCAGGAGCTGTCCCATCCGAACTATCTGGCTCACCTCGCCCAGCTCATTGCGGAACACGGAATAGACCCGCAACGACTGGCGATCGAAATCACTGAACGTTCCATTAGCCAATCGGGACAGCGAGTAGCCCAAACCATCCAGGGGATTGCCGACTTGGGCGTACAGATCCACGTCGACGACTTCGGCACCGGCTACTCATCCCTGGCGAACCTGCGTGACTACCCCGTCTCGGCTATCAAACTTGATGCTTCGTTCACCCAGATGTTGGATGATCCGCGGCAGCACTCGGGTCGTGATCTAGTAGCTGGACTTGCCGAACTCGCAGATCGGCTCGGCTTGGTGCGCATCGCTGAAGGCATTGAGCACGAGGAGCAAGCTTTGGTGCTTCAAGAACTAGGCTGGACGGTGGGGCAGGGCTACCTCTTCGGGGCCGCGCAGCCCGCTGATGCGCTCTAG
- a CDS encoding MFS transporter: MTTHQDNTSTSSVGRTWGGFVFLAIALLVIGLDLSIADVTLPSIVTDLGIDADSATLIITIFMVVAASFMVLMGKVADLVGPKKSLLLGCVVFALGSTITGLANSFPTLMAGRAIQGFVLAMAIPASLSLLNQSFPSGRNRALAFSIWTAVIGSAMALGPLIGGALSTFMSWRWAFLINVPIMVVAFLGLLFLEREIPGRPRKGKFDVLGSVLLVLGLGLVVFGLQEAASLGWWSATGDTWLGGTASWPLSISPVPIMLGLGLVLLALFARWEVSLQQTDRESVLEFSLFRVISFNWGTSAAAAMTAGVFGLLMLIPLYAQFVLDQDPLGSGLTLVPLGIGMALGGPIITRVKVPPVKASLFCLILQPIAMVALIPLISTSGQGWWLALPLLVEGFAWGAAYALLVSLLLTDVPKEMSGVAGGTQVAARLVFGALGGALITSLLLGSIAQQMQQVSVSDLTAKQQQEITSLYGFKNQLSTPTTDSGATAAQTQEIAEFDQVITETKDDMVTGLKLAFGLAAFFSFLGALFGIGLARQTKREQATAAR, encoded by the coding sequence ATGACAACACATCAGGACAACACCAGCACTTCTTCCGTGGGCCGAACGTGGGGTGGCTTTGTCTTTCTGGCCATCGCATTGCTGGTCATCGGACTCGACTTGTCGATTGCCGATGTCACGCTGCCGTCGATCGTCACTGACCTCGGTATTGACGCAGACAGTGCCACGCTGATCATCACGATCTTCATGGTGGTGGCTGCCTCATTCATGGTGCTGATGGGCAAAGTGGCCGATCTCGTTGGTCCGAAGAAATCGCTACTACTGGGATGCGTGGTGTTCGCACTCGGTTCGACCATCACCGGACTGGCCAATAGCTTCCCGACGCTGATGGCCGGTCGGGCGATTCAGGGATTCGTTTTGGCGATGGCTATTCCAGCTTCGTTGTCGCTGCTCAATCAATCATTTCCCAGTGGCCGGAACCGCGCCCTTGCCTTCTCGATTTGGACCGCGGTCATCGGTTCTGCCATGGCGCTAGGTCCGCTCATTGGTGGCGCGCTGTCGACCTTCATGTCATGGCGGTGGGCTTTTCTGATCAATGTGCCCATCATGGTCGTGGCTTTCCTGGGCTTGCTCTTTCTCGAGCGGGAGATTCCCGGGCGACCGCGTAAGGGCAAGTTCGATGTACTGGGTTCGGTACTGCTGGTACTGGGCTTGGGTTTGGTGGTCTTCGGACTGCAGGAGGCCGCAAGTCTTGGCTGGTGGTCAGCTACTGGCGACACTTGGCTAGGTGGCACAGCTAGTTGGCCGCTGAGTATTTCTCCCGTACCGATCATGCTGGGCTTGGGGCTGGTGCTGCTGGCGCTGTTCGCTCGCTGGGAAGTGTCGCTGCAGCAGACCGACCGGGAGTCGGTACTGGAGTTCTCGTTGTTCCGAGTCATCTCCTTCAACTGGGGCACCTCAGCGGCAGCCGCGATGACTGCCGGAGTTTTTGGTCTGCTGATGCTAATCCCGCTGTACGCGCAATTCGTGCTGGATCAAGACCCGTTGGGCTCCGGCCTGACCTTGGTACCGCTCGGAATCGGAATGGCACTTGGGGGACCGATCATCACGCGGGTCAAAGTCCCGCCGGTGAAGGCCAGTTTGTTTTGCCTCATTCTCCAACCGATTGCCATGGTGGCGCTGATACCGCTGATTTCAACGAGCGGACAGGGCTGGTGGCTGGCATTGCCGCTGTTGGTCGAGGGCTTCGCGTGGGGCGCCGCCTATGCACTCCTGGTGTCGTTGCTGCTCACAGATGTTCCCAAGGAGATGTCGGGAGTGGCCGGCGGCACTCAGGTCGCGGCTCGACTAGTCTTTGGCGCACTCGGAGGCGCTCTGATCACCAGCTTGCTGCTCGGGTCGATAGCGCAGCAGATGCAGCAAGTTTCGGTAAGCGACCTAACCGCCAAGCAGCAACAAGAGATCACTAGTCTCTACGGGTTCAAGAATCAACTCAGCACACCTACCACCGACTCTGGCGCTACTGCGGCCCAGACGCAGGAGATAGCGGAATTTGACCAGGTCATCACCGAAACCAAGGACGACATGGTTACTGGCCTGAAACTTGCTTTTGGCCTAGCCGCCTTCTTTTCATTCTTGGGAGCGCTGTTCGGCATCGGCCTCGCCCGGCAGACCAAACGGGAGCAAGCAACCGCGGCGCGATAG